The segment CAAATAAACTGAAGCGACCAGTGTTTGAGTGCTTTGAGCGGTCGGAAGACGAGAAATGAAATTGCATACCAGTTAATCTCTGAAACAGGTTTATTAATCATTTACACTGTAGATGCAAAAGAAAATACAGAGACTAAGGTTTCAGGGTGGTATGTACATTATTGACAAGCCATCACATCCTGGGCAAAACTTAAAACGCTCTAACTGCCTGTTTCTTGTAACGCGGTGACGAACGAGACGAATGGTGCaattcaaattttaaaaaaaaaccattttAAGTGTCAATCTTTACAGCAAGGCAATATTTTCTTTCCCCTTTAAACTGCGGTGCGTAGCGGCAGGCAATTAGTCCACGGCCACCAGCTCCACCTCGAAGATCAGCTTTGCGTTGGGTGGAATTCTGGTAGAGGTTAAGGAACAGATGGACCAACAGACGACCAGTGCGGGGCGGCGCTCCAATACCAGATAAACCGGCTCACGGCGTAGGCGGTATATCCCGTCACCTAAAAGGAGCTGTATTGTTTTCATTTACATAGATGCATAAAACCAGGTAAAAAAGGATACTTTGAGTCGGGGAGTCCCTTCCGTCCGTAGCCCCACTCGGGTTCAATCTCCACCCGAGCGGTTTCCCCCTTGCTCATGGTCAGAATGGCCTCATCCCACTGcgaaaataaaagagaaatagATAGATAAAGGATTAGCAATGATGAGGAGCGAGAAAAgcacgagaaaaaaaaagagtcccTCACCCCTCTGATGACTCTGCCCAGGCCGACTTTGAAGGTGAGTGGTTTGGTTTGCTTCTTCTTTCTCGCCGCTGCAGGGAGAAgttaatttagaaaaaaagtGCTATTATGATGTCATACATTATCACAGTTAAAACTGAGGGCGATGAATGCAAAATCTAACAGACAGCTTCACGGTAGGCCGGTCATACTCGTGGGGATGTTGGTGTCGAAGACGGTCCCGTCCTCCAGGGACCCGGTGTACCAGCAGCTCACGTTGTCGCCCTTCTTTGGAAAGTTGCTCTTGTCGCCTTTCTTCAGGACCGACTTGAAGTACTTGGGCGGGCCCTGAGTGAAGCAATGCGGGAGGAGTTAAGAGAATATGTGCAAAGTGCAAAATCGAACACCCCCCCCTCCATAAAATCCAACACCCTTCGTACCTCGTCCACAACCTCGACGTCTTTTGCCTTTTCTTCAATTTTCACAGTCCTAATCTGCTCGGTCACTTCTTCAATTGGTTCTGTGCCTTTAAACTTCTGCAAAACACACACGGTCGGTTAGAGACCCAAGACTGCACTGCATCCACTGGATTGACGTAGCCTGTGCGCAACAACGAGCTTCATGAATAGCACTTACTTTGCTCTCGAAGAGCTGGTTGTAGGCGAGAATCAGTTGCTCTTTCTTCGCTGTTTTGGCGACATTTTTTATGTTTCCTAGCAGTTTGTGCTCGTTGAGGAACTGAAAGGAAAAATGCAACAAAAATGGAAAGAGAAAGTTAGCAAGATGCAATTTCTACATCCTCacgtgtgctgctgctgcgacTCAAATTAAATGacgcggtttaaaaaataaaataaaataaaatgcagctAATTTTACGCTAAAAATCCGGTTGATGGGGAAACACGAGGACGTTCCTCTACGGGGGGCTTTTGTTGTGAAACGACGAGATAACGAGCCGCGCGCGAGCGATTATAGAGAGAAAGAACCGCAACATTCTTGCGCTTCTTTCCCCCCGCACGATGCTTGGAGACGCAGCGGCGCTCCTGATGTGGCTACGCGCAGCTAACCACGCAGCGTGCCGCAGCAGCGCAAGTGAGCCGCGAGATTTTATCCGGTAGATATTCAACTTTCACTCGCGAACGGAGCGCAGTGATAAACATACCGAGTGTGCTGCATTGTTCTGGATGAACTTTATGATGTCTTTTTTGGCCAAATCATCACTTTTGAGGTGCTCATCGTTCCACTCCCGTGTTGGTTCATCCGCCATTTTGAGAGGCGAACTACTTAAGTTTGTCCCTCCTGGCGTATCTTAAAACCTCTTGCTCTGAATACGgaatcaaacacatttttttgaaCGTATTAAAGTCAAGtattacatttataaaatatatacagtataaaacgTAACTCTAAATGAGCTTGTAgaccttaaaataaaattaaaataaatcagtATTTGAGCAAGATACGTCTCTTCAACTCGTGTGTCTGCCACCTAGTGGACAGTTGAATAAATACACGAATACACGTTTCAATCAACTCAAAACGAATAATTACCAACATTACCAGTAATGAGTGACAAATAATCAAATTATTTCCtatcattttacattttatttatatccaatccaagaaaaaaatctgaaattATTTAAATTCAATAATTCCCTCCTTTTTCACTGCAGTATGCACGCACATCTTAAATGATAAAGAAAACGCTTTTGTTGAATTGCATTGATAGTTTATTTGACAAAGAAAGAGAGTATGATGTATTTGCAATATCATAGGAGAATAATAGTAAACAATGAGCAAATGAAACCTTCTCATAAGCTCTCATATGCAGCACTGCAGACATATTTCGCT is part of the Pseudoliparis swirei isolate HS2019 ecotype Mariana Trench chromosome 12, NWPU_hadal_v1, whole genome shotgun sequence genome and harbors:
- the fkbp3 gene encoding peptidyl-prolyl cis-trans isomerase FKBP3 — encoded protein: MADEPTREWNDEHLKSDDLAKKDIIKFIQNNAAHSFLNEHKLLGNIKNVAKTAKKEQLILAYNQLFESKKFKGTEPIEEVTEQIRTVKIEEKAKDVEVVDEGPPKYFKSVLKKGDKSNFPKKGDNVSCWYTGSLEDGTVFDTNIPTTARKKKQTKPLTFKVGLGRVIRGWDEAILTMSKGETARVEIEPEWGYGRKGLPDSKIPPNAKLIFEVELVAVD